One Microbacterium esteraromaticum genomic window carries:
- a CDS encoding DUF1990 family protein, whose protein sequence is MRRGTFREGTVDYAAVGATHAPDLMQYPPERSIPAEASWRLGSGEDRFRTAGESLLSWTAQRAAGLELRDVRPAAGSAYTGVSFDAEGTPIAPNRTQVEQRFAADGMPFVAPGMTLKLHGRVSGMRADAELRVISVTEERRRIGFVLGTVGGSVVSGEESFDIEWREDTDEVWFTVRAFDAPVALLYRLPGMVRRRRRELFALYLRAISPLYATPI, encoded by the coding sequence ATGCGGCGCGGGACTTTCCGAGAAGGCACGGTGGACTATGCCGCGGTTGGCGCGACCCACGCACCCGACCTGATGCAGTACCCGCCCGAGCGCAGCATCCCCGCAGAGGCGTCATGGCGCCTGGGCAGCGGCGAGGATCGCTTCCGCACGGCCGGTGAGTCGCTGCTGTCGTGGACGGCGCAGCGCGCCGCGGGGCTCGAGCTGCGCGATGTGCGTCCGGCCGCGGGCTCCGCGTACACCGGCGTGAGCTTCGATGCCGAGGGCACGCCGATAGCGCCGAACCGCACGCAGGTCGAGCAGCGTTTCGCCGCCGACGGCATGCCCTTCGTCGCACCCGGCATGACGCTCAAGCTGCACGGACGTGTCAGCGGCATGCGGGCGGATGCCGAGCTGCGTGTGATCTCGGTGACCGAGGAGCGTCGCCGGATCGGGTTCGTGCTCGGCACCGTCGGAGGATCCGTGGTGAGCGGCGAGGAGTCCTTCGACATCGAGTGGCGCGAGGACACCGACGAGGTGTGGTTCACCGTGCGTGCGTTCGACGCGCCGGTCGCGCTGCTGTACCGCCTCCCCGGCATGGTGCGCCGCCGCCGCCGGGAGCTCTTCGCGCTGTACCTGCGCGCCATCTCGCCGCTGTACGCGACCCCGATCTGA
- the lepA gene encoding translation elongation factor 4, translating into MSPRALTPLSPAATPATQIRNFCIIAHIDHGKSTLADRMLQVTGSVAERDMRAQYLDRMDIERERGITIKSQAVRMPWASGGETFALNMIDTPGHVDFTYEVSRSLAACEGAILLVDAAQGIEAQTLANLYLALENDLHIIPVLNKIDLPAADPEKFAKELADLIGGDPEDVLRVSGKTGVGVEELLDRIVQDIPAPVGNPDAPARAMIFDSVYDSYRGVVTYVRMVDGQLNPRERIQMMSTKATHDLLEIGVSSPEPIPSKGLGVGEVGYLITGVKDVRQSKVGDTVTTARGPATEALAGYTDPKPMVFSGIYPIDGSDYAELREALDKLKLSDASLQYEPETSVALGFGFRCGFLGLLHLEIITERLSREFGLDLITTAPSVIYEVITDTGEKVVVTNPSEYPDGRVGSVSEPMVKTAILLPKDYVGTVMELCQSRRGALLGMEYFSEERVELRYRMPLGEIVFDFFDQLKSKTQGYASLDYEPDGQQEGDLVKVDVLLQGDKVDAFSAIVHRDKAYAYGTLMTERLRKLIPRQNFEVPIQAAIGARIIARETIRALRKDVLAKCYGGDISRKRKLLEKQKEGKKRMKMVGRVEVPQEAFIAALSGDVEGKDKK; encoded by the coding sequence ATGTCACCCCGCGCTCTCACCCCGCTGTCGCCTGCGGCGACGCCCGCCACGCAGATCCGCAACTTCTGCATCATCGCCCACATCGATCACGGCAAGTCGACGCTGGCCGATCGCATGCTGCAGGTCACCGGGTCGGTGGCGGAGCGCGACATGCGCGCGCAGTACCTCGACCGCATGGACATCGAGCGCGAGCGCGGCATCACCATCAAGAGCCAGGCGGTGCGGATGCCGTGGGCATCCGGCGGCGAGACGTTCGCCCTCAACATGATCGACACCCCCGGGCACGTCGACTTCACCTATGAGGTGTCGCGCTCGCTCGCGGCCTGCGAGGGGGCCATCCTGCTCGTCGACGCGGCGCAGGGGATCGAGGCGCAGACCCTCGCCAACCTCTACCTCGCGCTCGAGAACGATCTGCACATCATCCCGGTGCTGAACAAGATCGACCTGCCTGCGGCAGATCCCGAGAAGTTCGCGAAGGAGCTCGCCGATCTGATCGGAGGCGACCCCGAGGACGTTCTTCGCGTCTCGGGCAAGACGGGCGTCGGCGTCGAGGAGCTGCTCGACCGGATCGTGCAGGACATCCCGGCCCCGGTCGGAAATCCCGATGCCCCTGCGCGTGCCATGATCTTCGACTCGGTCTACGACTCGTACCGCGGCGTCGTGACCTATGTGCGCATGGTCGACGGACAGCTGAACCCGCGCGAGCGCATCCAGATGATGTCGACGAAGGCGACGCACGACCTGCTCGAGATCGGCGTGTCCAGCCCCGAGCCGATCCCGTCGAAGGGCCTCGGCGTCGGCGAGGTGGGATACCTGATCACCGGCGTGAAGGATGTGCGCCAGTCGAAGGTCGGAGACACCGTCACGACCGCGCGCGGCCCCGCAACGGAAGCCCTCGCCGGATACACGGACCCGAAGCCGATGGTGTTCTCGGGGATCTACCCCATCGACGGCAGCGACTACGCCGAGCTGCGCGAGGCGCTGGACAAGCTGAAGCTCTCGGACGCGTCGCTGCAGTACGAGCCCGAGACGTCCGTCGCGCTGGGCTTCGGCTTCCGCTGCGGCTTCCTCGGCCTGCTGCACCTCGAGATCATCACCGAGCGGCTCTCCCGCGAGTTCGGGCTCGACCTCATCACGACCGCCCCGAGCGTGATCTACGAGGTCATTACCGACACAGGCGAGAAGGTCGTCGTCACCAACCCGAGCGAGTACCCGGATGGACGCGTCGGGTCGGTCTCTGAGCCCATGGTGAAGACCGCGATCCTGCTGCCCAAGGACTACGTCGGCACCGTCATGGAGCTCTGCCAGTCGCGCCGCGGCGCACTGCTCGGCATGGAGTACTTCTCCGAGGAGCGCGTCGAGCTGCGCTATCGGATGCCGCTCGGCGAGATCGTCTTCGACTTCTTCGATCAGCTGAAGTCCAAGACGCAGGGGTACGCGAGCCTGGACTACGAGCCGGACGGTCAGCAGGAGGGCGACCTGGTCAAGGTCGACGTGCTGCTGCAGGGCGACAAGGTCGACGCCTTCAGTGCCATCGTGCACCGCGACAAGGCCTACGCGTACGGCACGCTGATGACCGAGCGGCTGCGCAAGCTCATCCCTCGGCAGAACTTCGAAGTGCCGATCCAGGCGGCGATCGGCGCGCGGATCATCGCCCGCGAGACCATCCGCGCACTCCGCAAGGACGTGCTCGCCAAGTGCTACGGCGGTGACATCAGCCGCAAGCGCAAGCTGCTCGAGAAGCAGAAGGAGGGCAAGAAGCGCATGAAGATGGTCGGCCGCGTCGAGGTGCCCCAGGAGGCGTTCATCGCCGCGCTGTCGGGCGACGTCGAGGGCAAGGACAAGAAGTAG
- a CDS encoding ABC transporter permease, which produces MIKYLLRRLTGWVLMIVIATNITYFLAWLYLDPENNYSQRRPPMSPEQIDGLLRPRNLSENVPLIERWWTWLTNIVLHWDWGLGPTGESVNEQVAYRVWVSAELVLGATILTTVIGIALGVYTASRQYKLADRIGQATSIVTMNIPTVVAGFGLVLLAIGFNNWVGTTVFYVVGSSSKGVEGFFPILIDALQHLALPTIGLVIVGYAQIHFLQRSLLLDNIKADYVRTARAKGLTKQQAIRRHALRTSLIPVTTQVAFTIPLVFTGAVITETIFNWRGMGSYFITTLNTNDVHGTVAVAAFGALMTAIGAILADAMVVILDPRVRVS; this is translated from the coding sequence TTGATCAAGTATCTGCTGCGCCGCCTCACCGGGTGGGTGCTCATGATCGTCATCGCGACGAACATCACCTACTTCCTCGCGTGGCTGTATCTCGACCCCGAGAACAACTACTCCCAGCGCCGCCCGCCCATGTCGCCCGAGCAGATCGACGGTCTGCTCCGACCACGCAACCTCAGCGAGAACGTCCCGCTCATCGAGCGGTGGTGGACCTGGCTCACGAACATCGTCCTCCATTGGGACTGGGGCCTCGGGCCCACCGGCGAGTCGGTCAACGAGCAGGTCGCCTACCGCGTCTGGGTCAGTGCCGAGCTCGTGCTCGGCGCGACGATCCTCACCACCGTGATCGGCATCGCGCTCGGCGTGTACACGGCCTCCCGTCAGTACAAGCTGGCCGACCGCATCGGCCAGGCGACCAGCATCGTGACGATGAACATCCCGACGGTCGTCGCCGGCTTCGGCCTCGTGCTGCTCGCGATCGGCTTCAACAACTGGGTCGGCACCACCGTGTTCTACGTGGTCGGCTCATCCAGCAAGGGCGTCGAGGGCTTCTTCCCGATACTCATAGACGCGCTGCAGCATCTCGCGCTTCCCACCATCGGCCTCGTCATCGTCGGCTACGCGCAGATCCACTTCCTCCAGCGCTCGCTGCTGCTCGACAACATCAAGGCCGACTACGTGCGCACCGCACGCGCGAAGGGCCTCACCAAGCAGCAGGCGATCCGCAGGCACGCGCTGCGCACCTCCCTCATCCCCGTGACCACCCAGGTCGCCTTCACGATCCCGCTGGTCTTCACCGGAGCGGTCATCACCGAGACGATCTTCAACTGGCGCGGCATGGGCAGCTACTTCATCACGACGCTGAACACGAACGACGTGCACGGCACGGTCGCCGTCGCCGCGTTCGGTGCCCTCATGACCGCCATCGGCGCCATCCTCGCCGATGCCATGGTCGTCATCCTCGATCCGAGAGTGCGGGTGAGCTGA
- a CDS encoding ABC transporter permease — protein MSSITTNPPAEATQKTRKRTSMLSLYTRRFMRNRGAVIGVVVLVLLVLFSVIGPLVSPYGPDDLDFLALRTPPDATHWFGTNGSGNDNFYQVATGLQRSMMIAAVVSIGTTALSAIIGATAAYFGGPYERIMLTVIHFMMVIPNFLILAMISNDAGGNWIVISLVMIFVVGWFMPARIIWTLSLSIREREYIHAARYAGISGIKIVLRHMLPNIGSLLVINFTIGVVNAVVTETALSFLGFGVKLPDVSLGALIGYGSSTLVSAPWLFYFPAAALTLLTVSMALIADGLRDALDPTSAAGGRA, from the coding sequence ATGTCCTCCATCACCACGAATCCCCCTGCCGAGGCGACGCAGAAGACGCGCAAGCGCACGTCGATGCTGTCGCTCTACACGCGACGGTTCATGCGCAACCGCGGTGCCGTGATCGGCGTCGTCGTGCTCGTTCTGCTCGTGCTCTTCTCGGTCATCGGACCGCTTGTCTCGCCCTACGGCCCCGACGACCTCGACTTCCTGGCGCTGCGCACGCCGCCGGACGCGACGCACTGGTTCGGCACGAACGGCTCGGGCAACGACAACTTCTATCAGGTCGCGACCGGGCTGCAGCGCTCGATGATGATCGCTGCGGTGGTCTCCATCGGAACCACCGCGCTGTCGGCGATCATCGGCGCCACCGCCGCCTACTTCGGCGGACCCTACGAGCGGATCATGCTCACGGTGATCCACTTCATGATGGTGATCCCCAACTTCCTCATCCTCGCGATGATCTCGAACGACGCAGGCGGCAACTGGATCGTCATCTCGCTGGTGATGATCTTCGTCGTGGGCTGGTTCATGCCGGCGCGGATCATCTGGACGCTGTCGCTGTCGATCCGCGAGCGGGAGTACATCCACGCCGCCCGCTATGCCGGCATCTCCGGCATCAAGATCGTGCTGCGGCACATGCTGCCCAACATCGGCTCGCTGCTGGTGATCAACTTCACGATCGGCGTCGTCAACGCCGTCGTGACCGAGACGGCGCTGTCGTTCCTCGGCTTCGGCGTGAAGCTGCCCGACGTGTCGCTGGGTGCGCTGATCGGCTACGGCTCGAGCACCCTGGTGAGCGCCCCGTGGCTGTTCTACTTCCCCGCTGCGGCGCTGACGCTGCTCACCGTGTCGATGGCGCTCATCGCCGACGGCCTGCGTGACGCCCTCGACCCGACCTCGGCGGCTGGAGGTCGCGCATGA
- a CDS encoding ABC transporter ATP-binding protein, whose protein sequence is MSTVLSVRDLRVSFASEAGRVDAVRGVSFDLEAGKTLSIVGESGSGKSVTSLAIMGLLDENAKVTGSIVFDGQELIGKSDKQLSVIRGNGMAMVFQDPLTSLTPVFTIGDQLIEALTVHRSLSKKAAWTRAVELLNLVGIPEAERRMKSFPHEFSGGMRQRVVIAIAMANNPKLIIADEPTTALDVTIQAQILELMDKAQDETGAAMIMITHDMGVVAKTADDVLVMYAGKPVEHAPVRELFYRTRMPYSIGLLGAIPRVDKSEKVPLIPIKGNPPLLIDLPDACPFAARCPIAIDACREREPDLMPIGTDGDAPHTVACIRAHEIDDQGMIGGLPVYPVPVIPESTLTRIPREERPITLEAINLKKSFPLMKGSFLKRKVGEVQAVKGISFDIREGETLAIVGESGSGKTTTLLQIMDLVKQEDGDIRITGTSVSEIRNRSQERKLRRDLQIVFQDPMGALDPRMTVWDIIAEPMLAIGMPKAEVFDRVEELMGLVGLDPAHVDRFPQAFSGGQRQRIGIARALSTNPKIVVLDEPVSALDVSIQAGVINLLDELKAKLGLSYLFVAHDLAVIRHIADRVAVMYKGAFVEQGDVDQVFDDPQHPYTKALLSAIPIPDPDIERTRERIILPVDGFDAVAAS, encoded by the coding sequence ATGAGTACTGTTCTTTCCGTTCGCGACCTCCGGGTCAGCTTCGCGTCCGAGGCGGGTCGCGTCGACGCCGTGCGCGGCGTCTCGTTCGACCTCGAAGCAGGCAAGACGCTCAGCATCGTCGGCGAGTCCGGTTCGGGCAAGTCGGTCACATCGCTCGCGATCATGGGCCTGCTCGACGAGAACGCCAAGGTCACCGGATCGATCGTGTTCGACGGTCAGGAGCTGATCGGCAAGTCCGACAAGCAGCTCTCGGTCATCCGCGGTAACGGCATGGCGATGGTCTTCCAGGACCCGCTCACCTCGCTGACGCCCGTGTTCACGATCGGCGACCAGCTGATCGAGGCGCTCACGGTGCACCGCAGCCTGTCGAAGAAGGCCGCGTGGACGCGCGCCGTCGAGCTGCTGAACCTCGTCGGCATCCCCGAGGCCGAGCGGCGCATGAAGTCGTTCCCGCACGAGTTCTCGGGCGGCATGCGCCAGCGCGTCGTGATCGCGATCGCGATGGCCAACAACCCGAAGCTCATCATCGCCGACGAGCCGACCACGGCCCTCGACGTCACCATCCAGGCGCAGATCCTGGAGCTCATGGACAAGGCGCAGGACGAGACCGGCGCCGCCATGATCATGATCACGCACGACATGGGCGTGGTCGCCAAGACGGCCGACGACGTGCTGGTGATGTACGCGGGCAAGCCCGTCGAGCACGCCCCGGTGCGCGAGCTGTTCTACCGCACCCGCATGCCGTACTCGATCGGCCTGCTGGGCGCCATCCCCCGCGTCGACAAGAGCGAGAAGGTGCCGCTGATCCCGATCAAGGGCAACCCGCCGCTCCTGATCGACCTGCCCGACGCATGCCCCTTCGCCGCACGCTGCCCGATCGCGATCGACGCCTGCCGCGAGCGGGAGCCCGACCTCATGCCGATCGGCACCGACGGCGACGCACCGCACACGGTGGCGTGCATCCGCGCGCACGAGATCGACGATCAGGGCATGATCGGCGGCCTGCCCGTCTACCCCGTTCCTGTCATCCCCGAGAGCACGCTCACGCGCATCCCTCGTGAGGAGCGGCCGATCACTCTCGAGGCGATCAACCTGAAGAAGTCGTTCCCGCTGATGAAGGGCTCGTTCCTCAAGCGCAAGGTCGGCGAGGTGCAGGCCGTCAAGGGCATCAGCTTCGACATCCGCGAAGGCGAGACCCTGGCGATCGTCGGCGAGTCCGGCAGCGGCAAGACGACCACCCTGCTGCAGATCATGGATCTGGTGAAGCAGGAGGACGGCGACATCCGGATCACCGGCACCAGCGTGTCCGAGATCAGGAACCGCTCGCAGGAGCGCAAGCTGCGCCGCGATCTGCAGATCGTGTTCCAGGACCCCATGGGCGCACTCGATCCGCGCATGACGGTGTGGGACATCATCGCCGAGCCGATGCTCGCGATCGGGATGCCCAAGGCCGAGGTCTTCGACCGCGTCGAGGAGCTGATGGGGCTCGTCGGACTCGATCCCGCCCACGTCGACCGGTTCCCCCAGGCGTTCTCGGGCGGCCAGCGTCAGCGCATCGGCATCGCCCGCGCCCTGTCGACCAATCCGAAGATCGTCGTGCTCGACGAGCCCGTGTCGGCGCTCGACGTGTCGATCCAGGCAGGCGTCATCAACCTGCTCGACGAGCTGAAGGCCAAGCTCGGTCTGTCGTACCTCTTCGTCGCCCATGACCTCGCGGTGATCAGACACATCGCCGATCGCGTCGCCGTGATGTACAAGGGCGCGTTCGTGGAGCAGGGCGACGTCGACCAGGTGTTCGACGACCCGCAGCACCCGTACACGAAGGCCCTGCTGTCGGCGATCCCGATCCCGGATCCCGACATCGAGCGCACGCGCGAGCGCATCATCCTTCCCGTCGACGGGTTCGACGCGGTCGCTGCATCCTGA
- a CDS encoding ABC transporter family substrate-binding protein → MKRHQKLVGIAALSGALALVMSGCAPAGNGNGNGNGGDEGEAPQTVTGADYNPQPRENLKQGGELRIPISNIAEQLNYFHGDGDARVTQVGTWFRPQILLMKPDGTVYKNDAYLDEYSFGVEDGKTVLHFKVNEKAVWNDGTPIDVTAFKATWEAQNGTNEEYQPNSTDGWKEIESVEAGENDRDVIVTFKGEFAWPEMVYSQLLHPAVNTPELFNTAFLGDWHPEWAAGPYTVGEFDKTGGVVTLVPNDKWWGEKPLLDEVSFIQMEPTAAVNALRNGEVDMAETGSAELLAQVEDLEGVKTYKGQATANALFTLNAKSPVLEDLEVRKAVMSAINLEEVKKIVFNGLNYTEDPAGSLTLFSFQPNYSNSLEKAGRKDGDTEGAAKLLDEAGWVAGDDGIREKDGERLKLVFPVHSDTETAKARSLAVQAQLKKVGVEVEVDMRPSADFAEDYNTQNGDIFFLNFTSSDPFGAAWFCQLYCQGDSLNLTGTQTPEIDKMIHEELETISDPVEQTKKAMEMEAEIMSQTWGLLPAFNGPEIWTVKEGLANLTPEPYVGLDLFGIQPVENVGFEK, encoded by the coding sequence ATGAAACGGCATCAGAAGCTGGTGGGCATCGCTGCCCTCAGCGGCGCCCTCGCACTCGTCATGAGCGGATGTGCACCCGCGGGCAACGGAAACGGCAACGGCAACGGCGGCGATGAGGGCGAGGCCCCGCAGACCGTCACCGGAGCGGACTACAACCCGCAGCCGCGCGAGAACCTGAAGCAGGGCGGCGAACTGCGCATCCCGATCTCGAACATCGCGGAGCAGCTCAACTACTTCCACGGCGACGGAGACGCTCGCGTCACGCAGGTCGGCACGTGGTTCCGCCCGCAGATCCTGCTGATGAAGCCGGACGGCACCGTCTACAAGAACGACGCCTACCTCGACGAGTACTCGTTCGGCGTGGAGGACGGCAAGACCGTCCTGCACTTCAAGGTCAACGAGAAGGCGGTCTGGAACGACGGCACCCCGATCGACGTGACCGCGTTCAAGGCCACCTGGGAGGCTCAGAACGGCACGAACGAGGAGTACCAGCCGAACTCCACCGATGGCTGGAAGGAGATCGAGTCCGTCGAGGCCGGCGAGAACGACCGCGACGTCATCGTCACCTTCAAGGGCGAGTTCGCCTGGCCCGAGATGGTCTACTCGCAGCTGCTGCACCCGGCCGTCAACACGCCTGAGCTGTTCAACACGGCATTCCTGGGCGACTGGCACCCCGAGTGGGCCGCCGGCCCCTACACCGTGGGAGAGTTCGACAAGACCGGTGGCGTCGTCACCCTGGTCCCGAACGACAAGTGGTGGGGCGAGAAGCCGCTGCTCGACGAGGTGAGCTTCATCCAGATGGAGCCGACCGCCGCCGTCAACGCGCTGCGCAACGGCGAGGTCGACATGGCCGAGACCGGCTCCGCCGAGCTGCTGGCGCAGGTCGAGGACCTCGAGGGTGTGAAGACCTACAAGGGTCAGGCCACCGCCAACGCGCTGTTCACGCTGAACGCCAAGTCGCCCGTCCTCGAGGACCTCGAGGTGCGCAAGGCCGTCATGTCGGCGATCAACCTCGAAGAGGTCAAGAAGATCGTCTTCAACGGCCTGAACTACACCGAGGACCCCGCGGGCTCGCTCACGCTGTTCTCGTTCCAGCCGAACTACTCCAACTCGCTCGAGAAGGCCGGCCGCAAGGACGGCGACACCGAGGGCGCTGCCAAGCTCCTCGACGAGGCCGGCTGGGTCGCAGGTGACGACGGGATCCGCGAGAAGGACGGCGAGCGGCTGAAGCTCGTCTTCCCCGTGCACAGCGACACCGAGACCGCCAAGGCTCGTTCGCTCGCCGTGCAGGCGCAGCTGAAGAAGGTCGGCGTCGAGGTCGAGGTGGACATGCGTCCGTCCGCTGACTTCGCTGAGGACTACAACACTCAGAACGGCGACATCTTCTTCCTGAACTTCACCTCGTCCGACCCGTTCGGCGCGGCGTGGTTCTGCCAGCTGTACTGCCAGGGCGACAGCCTGAACCTCACCGGCACCCAGACGCCGGAGATCGACAAGATGATCCACGAGGAGCTCGAGACCATCTCCGACCCGGTCGAGCAGACCAAGAAGGCCATGGAGATGGAGGCCGAGATCATGTCGCAGACGTGGGGCCTGCTCCCCGCCTTCAACGGCCCTGAGATCTGGACCGTCAAGGAGGGTCTCGCCAACCTGACCCCCGAGCCCTACGTGGGCCTCGACCTCTTCGGCATCCAGCCGGTGGAGAACGTGGGTTTCGAGAAGTGA
- a CDS encoding alpha/beta fold hydrolase — translation MSVQAVLVHGIRTSATMWRSQLAWLAENGIPATAVDLPAHGTRMDEDFTLHEALHTIDAAVRAAAEHGPVLLVGHSMGGLLSLAYAGGEDRPPIDGMVAVSCTALPRGAALRAYRVLAGAMNSLPGRGRWLTDRVLAATLPVDTRGDFAAGGYAFDAQDAALSSLAALDLETALSRIRVPLWFVNGQFDQLRVHEALFQRLAPHAELIVVPRASHLVTAMRPSVFNAVLRLATAVLDARVADAGGRADGAGSAPGADCW, via the coding sequence GTGAGCGTCCAGGCCGTCCTCGTGCACGGCATCCGCACGTCGGCGACGATGTGGCGCTCGCAGCTCGCCTGGCTGGCCGAGAACGGCATCCCGGCCACTGCGGTCGATCTCCCCGCACACGGCACGCGGATGGACGAGGACTTCACCCTGCATGAGGCGCTGCACACCATCGACGCGGCGGTGCGAGCTGCCGCCGAGCACGGGCCCGTGCTCCTCGTCGGCCATTCGATGGGTGGGCTGCTCTCACTCGCGTACGCGGGCGGCGAGGATCGACCGCCGATCGACGGCATGGTCGCCGTCTCGTGCACTGCTCTTCCCCGCGGCGCGGCGCTGCGCGCATATCGTGTGCTCGCGGGAGCGATGAACTCGCTCCCCGGGCGCGGGCGATGGCTCACCGATCGCGTGCTCGCCGCGACGCTGCCGGTGGACACGCGCGGCGATTTCGCTGCGGGAGGGTACGCGTTCGACGCGCAGGACGCCGCTTTGAGCAGCCTCGCGGCCCTCGACCTCGAGACTGCGCTGTCGCGGATCCGGGTGCCGCTGTGGTTCGTGAACGGGCAGTTCGACCAGCTGCGCGTTCACGAGGCGCTGTTCCAGCGCCTCGCCCCGCACGCGGAGCTGATCGTCGTCCCTCGCGCCTCGCATCTGGTCACCGCCATGCGACCGTCGGTCTTCAATGCGGTGCTGCGGCTGGCGACGGCTGTTCTGGATGCCCGAGTCGCCGACGCGGGCGGACGCGCGGATGGGGCCGGGTCCGCACCTGGCGCCGACTGCTGGTAG
- the rpsT gene encoding 30S ribosomal protein S20, which translates to MANIKSQIKRNKTNLKAQERNRAVKSELKTLVRKTRQAIAAGDKEAAEGALKVASVKLDKAVSKGVVHKNQAKNRKSAIAKQVAAL; encoded by the coding sequence GTGGCAAACATCAAGTCGCAGATCAAGCGCAACAAGACCAACCTGAAGGCTCAGGAGCGCAACCGCGCCGTCAAGAGCGAGCTGAAGACGCTGGTCCGCAAGACCCGCCAGGCCATCGCAGCCGGCGACAAGGAGGCCGCAGAGGGCGCCCTCAAGGTCGCTTCCGTCAAGCTCGACAAGGCCGTCAGCAAGGGCGTCGTGCACAAGAACCAGGCGAAGAACCGCAAGTCGGCCATCGCCAAGCAGGTCGCCGCTCTCTGA
- the holA gene encoding DNA polymerase III subunit delta, whose protein sequence is MAAPRSSARSTAAKGASIPQVSWREPRPAPIVLVSGPEEVLAERAIAGVRDYLRAEDPALEVSDIRADDYAAGSLLGLTSPSLFGEPRLVRVAGVEKCTDAFLQEAVRYLDAPQEGATVILRHTGATVRGKKLLDAVRAGTGGGIEIPCAAVKRDSDRVDFAAGEFKAVKKRIQPTALRALVSAFADDLTELAAACQQLIGDVEGDITDDIITKYYGGRVEVSAFVVADTAIAGRYGEALVALRHALASGADPVPMVAAFAMKLRTMARVAGRREPSRQLAQQLGMKDWQVDRARKDLAGWNERSLGMAIQATARADAEVKGAARDPIFALERMVTVVATRDAFVSTR, encoded by the coding sequence ATGGCAGCTCCTCGTTCTTCGGCACGCAGCACGGCCGCGAAGGGCGCCAGCATCCCGCAGGTGTCGTGGCGTGAGCCGCGGCCCGCTCCGATCGTTCTCGTCTCCGGCCCCGAGGAGGTGCTGGCCGAGCGGGCGATCGCCGGCGTGCGCGACTACCTGCGCGCCGAAGACCCCGCCCTCGAGGTGAGCGACATCCGCGCCGACGACTACGCCGCCGGCAGTCTGCTGGGCCTCACCTCGCCGTCGCTGTTCGGTGAGCCACGCCTCGTGCGCGTCGCAGGAGTGGAGAAGTGCACGGATGCCTTCCTGCAGGAGGCCGTGCGCTACCTCGACGCGCCTCAGGAGGGGGCGACGGTGATCCTCCGGCACACCGGCGCCACCGTGCGCGGCAAGAAGCTGCTCGACGCCGTGCGCGCCGGCACGGGCGGGGGCATCGAGATCCCCTGCGCCGCCGTCAAGCGCGACTCCGATCGCGTCGACTTCGCCGCCGGCGAGTTCAAGGCCGTGAAGAAGCGCATCCAGCCCACCGCGCTTCGGGCGCTCGTATCGGCTTTCGCCGACGATCTCACCGAACTCGCCGCGGCATGCCAGCAGTTGATCGGCGACGTCGAGGGCGACATCACCGATGACATCATCACCAAGTACTACGGCGGGCGCGTCGAGGTCTCGGCCTTCGTCGTCGCAGACACCGCGATCGCCGGCCGCTACGGAGAGGCGCTCGTGGCTCTTCGCCACGCGCTGGCATCCGGTGCCGACCCGGTTCCGATGGTCGCCGCCTTCGCGATGAAGCTGCGCACCATGGCCCGAGTCGCAGGTCGCCGAGAGCCCAGCCGCCAGCTCGCGCAGCAGCTGGGCATGAAGGACTGGCAGGTCGATCGCGCCCGCAAGGACCTCGCGGGCTGGAACGAGCGCTCGCTCGGCATGGCGATCCAGGCGACTGCCCGCGCCGACGCCGAGGTGAAGGGTGCCGCACGCGACCCGATCTTCGCCCTCGAGCGCATGGTGACCGTGGTCGCCACCCGCGACGCGTTCGTCTCCACCCGCTGA